CAGAAACCCTGTGGTTGAACGAAAACGGCCCAGATACAAGGTGCGTAATAATTTTGTAACCGAAACTTACTAAAGCACTTGAGGATTAAGAAATTATTACAGCAACACAGTAGATGGGTAGTTTTCGTTCAACTACTATATAAAAGATTTTAAATGTTTTTATGCTTTGCGTTCTTCGCGTCTTCGCGTGATATACTAAAAGCAAAGTCTGGTTGCTGGTACACTCATTCAGTTTTTCTCGGATTTTGTCCGAAAACCATTATAAGATGTGTATATTTAAGATCCTGCGTAAAAAAAACAGGTATACTAAAACCGATTTGGTTTTCGGTTTTACCGGAAACAAAATCTTGGTTAATGGTATGCTCGCTCAGTTTTATCTCGGACTTTATCCGAAAACCATTATGTGATGAGTATAAAACTCACAATGACATGATTTGTATCGATATACCCATTGGGAACTCTCCCTGTAATCAATACGTTTTGGGCGAAACTCAATTGCTGGTGCAGGCAGAGTGGTAAATCAGAGACGTCCCTTCAAACTCAATAGCAGCGGGTAACACAGACCGTTTTATCAGAAATATTTAAAAACATTCATTCGCAGATTGCACTGAGCTCATGGTTGATAGCTCATAGTTCATAGCTGATGGTTAATGATGGAGAAAATGTGTGAAACAAATTTTAGTTTTGAAGATTTAGATGTCTGGCAAAAATCTATAGATTTTGCAGTGAGTGTTATTGACATTGCAGATACAATGAATTCTGATCGCAATAATTATAGATTGATAGAACAATTAGAATCATCCGCAACATCAATTTCAGCAAATATACTCATTTCATAATAGTTTTCGGATAAAATCCGAGTAAAAACGGAGCGAGTAAAGTCCTCGGCGCTTTTTGTCCGGGGATAACTGCAACCAAGATTTGTTTTTCAGAAAAACCGAAAACCAAATCGGTTTTAGTATATTGCTGAAGGGAAAGGACGTAATTCCAAAAAAGAATTCATCCAATATCTATATATTGCACGTGGCTCACTATTTGAAACAATTACTTTTTTAACTATATTTTACAAAAAGAATTGGATCTCCAATTCAAAGCTTAATGATTTACGAATAGTAGGAGATACAATAGGTAAACAACTTTCAAGTCTCATAAATTCAATAAAGAAAACAATTACGAAATAACCATGAGCCATAAGCCACGAGCTATTAGCTATGAACCATCCGCCATGAGCAATGAGCAATGAGCTATTAGCAATGAACCATAAGCCATCAACCCAGAACCTCTGAACGCTGAACCATCAGCTATGAGCTATCAGCCATGAGCCACATTTATTTGCTTTGCGTTCTTAGCGTCTTGGCGTGATATACAAAAATCAAAGCCTGTTTGCAGTTATCCCCGGACAAATGGCACCGAGGACTTTACTCGCTCTGTTTGTTCCCGGAGTTTTCTAAAAACCATTACATGATAAGTATATTTTGACCAATAGCTGCTCTGAAAACATCCGCCCATCATAAAAGAAAGAGGATTAAAAATGCTGAAGTTAATCTGGTTCTTGAAAAGAGAAAAAAAATTAAACAGGATAGACCATAAGAAGTTACAAGTTGACTTCCATTCCGAAAAAACATTTAAACAGATCCTTGTGCGGGAATGCGTTCGCTGTGACAGAAACGGACATAGATTTTCTCTTGTGATCTTTGAAGTTGTGGAAAAGACCCGGGAAGCCTTCGAGAAACTTGTGAGAATACTGCATAACCGACAGAAACGTTTGTGTGATGAATATGGTTGGTATAATGACCGGCATATCGCTGTGATTCTGTGTGATACAGACAGACAAAGTGCGCTGTGTTTCGCTGAAGATATTCGTGAAAAGGCTTCTTCCAATGGACAATCAGTTAAATTTGCCGTTTATGAATATCCGGACAACTGGCAAGACATATATTCCAGGAGTGGAAGTTTACAGAAACCCCATTTTAATGGAAGTATTAAAAAAAGTGAGATAAAAAATCCAGATAGATCAAGGTTTTACGCAGGAAAAGACGAGAGACGATCACCTGAGGTTTTCTCCGTACTCCGTAACAACCAAGATCTGGACCACTCAATACCCGCCATAAAAATTCCTGGTTCTTTTAACTGTGGAACACCGGCATTGAAACGCGTGATTGATGTTATCGGTTCTCTTGCAGGTCTTGTTCTGTTGTTACCTCTCGTTGTTTTGCTATCTCTTGTTATCAAGATTGTGTCTCCCGGAGGGCCAGTTTTTATCAAAGAGGAGCGAGTAGGGTTTTTAGGCAAAAGGGTAGCCTTGTGGAGATTCCGCACGATGAATGCCTGTAACGACGATAGAAAAAAGAGCAGCACCAGTCCGGGTTGCTGATTGGAACAGTGTGGTATACTAAAACCGATTTAGTTTTATAATTTACTAAAAACCAAAACCTGGTTTCAGTGATACTTGCTCCGTTATTTCTCGTATTTTGTCCGAAAACCATTATAAGATGAGTATATAAAAGGAGGGTGAAAGTGTTACTATGGAAACTGCAAACGAAGAAATACGTTTAATACCATTAGGCAGCATAATTTGTAAACTGCGCATTGATAAATTACCACAGTTAATCAATGTGCTCCTTGGGGAATTGAGTCTTATAGGGCCGAGTCCGGCGACTCCAAACCAGATAAGAGAAGATCATCCCTGGCACAGGGAGCGTTTCCATGCTATTCCCGGACTGATCGGGTTACACGATACTCGTGAAAAGAACCAACTCCCCTTTGACGAGATAATGCGTAAAGACATTCGGTATGTACGCCAACAGTCATTGTGGTTTGACATAAATATTTTAAAGAAGAGAGTGGTCTCCAGGGTTTCACGAATCAAGGATGATTTTTTCTCCAGAAGTGTATATGTCACAGCAAAGCCGCGGATCGATTCATTTCTGGCAATTTCTGGTATCATACTGTTCCTGCCGCTCTTTTTTTTAGTAGGAGTTTTAATAAAAATAACCTCAAAGGGACCTGTATTTTATTCACAGGAAAGGGTAGGTATAAACGGTAAAATATTCGAGATAATTAAATTCAGGACAATGCATTTTAATGCAGAAGATGAGTTTGGTCCAACATGGGCAAAGAAGAATGATCCACGAATAACCCTTTTAGGCAGAATTCTCAGAAAGACACACATAGATGAACTACCTCAATTTGTTAACGTGATTCAGGGAGATATGAGTATTGTCGGCCCAAGACCAGAGAGACCGCATTTTGTAAATAAATTTATAAAAGATATTCCGGGATATACAAACCGTTTAACCGTAAAACCAGGCATAACGGGCCTGGCGCAATGTTACTATAAATACGATGAAACCTTACGAGACGTTGAGAAGAAAATTCAGTATGACACTTTTTATATAAAGAAGATGTCCTGGTTGCTTGACTTCAAAATTCTTTTATTAACATTACGGGTCAGCCTCTTTGGTGAAATGCAATATAGAGACCAGGGTATGTAAAAACCACGCTATTTTTCCCAAAAACCATTATCTGATGAGTATATATCAAAAAATAGTTTCTCGCAAAGCCGCAGAGATCGCGATGAATATCTACTACATCTTTACCCCATGAGCCATCAACCCTGAACCTTGAACCTCTGAACCCAGAATCTCTGAACGCTGAACCCAGAACCTTGAACCTTGAACCTCTGAACCCAGAATCTTGAACCTCTGAACCCAGAACCTCTGAACCTCTGAACCCAGAACCTCTGAACCTCTGAACGCTGAACCATCAGCTATGAGCCATCAGCCGTCAGCCATGAGCTATGAGCTATCAGCTATCAGCCATCAACCATGAGCCATGAGCCATCAGCCATCAGCCATCAACAATGAGCTTTAATCTTTGAGCCTTTGGCTTTGTTTGTTTTTATACTTTTTAGATTTCACCCATTGCCCTTTCAGCCTTTAACTATTCCATGAGCCATAAGCCATAAACCTCTGTACGCTGAACCCAGAACCTCTGAACGCTTAACCATGAGCCATCAACCTCTGAACGCTTAACCATCAGCCATGAGCCATGAGCTATGAGCCATCAGCCATCCTCCCTAAGCCACCACTTTACACCTTTATGCTGCTTGAACTAAGATTAAGTGATTTGAAAATACAATACGGAATCAATGTTCATAATTTCTTGTAAAACTGTTTTCTTTTGAACGGAACTAATTTTTGCCAAATACGTTAGCACATTTAGGTTTACAAGGATTGACGAGTCGAACCTTTCTGAAGGATGCAGATTATAAGTGGATTTATATAGGCTGCATCGTCCCTGATCTTGCCTGGATATTGCAGCGTGTTACAAAGTTTGGCTTTTCCGGTACAGATCCTTACGATCTCCGATTGTACGTGATAATACAATCCTCATTCTGTTTTTGCCTGCTTCTAAGCGCTGCCATTGCTGCTCTTTCTTTGAATTATTGGAAGACTTTCGTAATT
This portion of the Candidatus Scalindua sp. genome encodes:
- a CDS encoding sugar transferase; this encodes MLKLIWFLKREKKLNRIDHKKLQVDFHSEKTFKQILVRECVRCDRNGHRFSLVIFEVVEKTREAFEKLVRILHNRQKRLCDEYGWYNDRHIAVILCDTDRQSALCFAEDIREKASSNGQSVKFAVYEYPDNWQDIYSRSGSLQKPHFNGSIKKSEIKNPDRSRFYAGKDERRSPEVFSVLRNNQDLDHSIPAIKIPGSFNCGTPALKRVIDVIGSLAGLVLLLPLVVLLSLVIKIVSPGGPVFIKEERVGFLGKRVALWRFRTMNACNDDRKKSSTSPGC
- a CDS encoding sugar transferase; amino-acid sequence: METANEEIRLIPLGSIICKLRIDKLPQLINVLLGELSLIGPSPATPNQIREDHPWHRERFHAIPGLIGLHDTREKNQLPFDEIMRKDIRYVRQQSLWFDINILKKRVVSRVSRIKDDFFSRSVYVTAKPRIDSFLAISGIILFLPLFFLVGVLIKITSKGPVFYSQERVGINGKIFEIIKFRTMHFNAEDEFGPTWAKKNDPRITLLGRILRKTHIDELPQFVNVIQGDMSIVGPRPERPHFVNKFIKDIPGYTNRLTVKPGITGLAQCYYKYDETLRDVEKKIQYDTFYIKKMSWLLDFKILLLTLRVSLFGEMQYRDQGM